In a single window of the Ancylobacter polymorphus genome:
- a CDS encoding biotin transporter BioY, with product MKDRSLVQIALYAAIFAVLGLLPRFDLPFAAGVPITAQSMGAMLAGVMLGAWRGALAMVLLLFVVALGAPLLAGGRGGLGVFFTPSVGFIFGWIAVAFVAGWIMQALRKAPVFPAALIAAVTGGIVVMYAFGIAGMALVGGLSVLDAAKACLIFIPGDAIKAVLVALIAQTVARGLPEALLSRNA from the coding sequence ATGAAAGACCGCAGCCTCGTCCAGATCGCGCTCTACGCCGCCATCTTCGCGGTGCTCGGCCTGCTGCCGCGCTTCGATCTGCCCTTCGCCGCCGGCGTGCCGATCACCGCGCAGAGCATGGGGGCGATGCTGGCCGGCGTGATGCTCGGCGCCTGGCGCGGGGCGCTGGCCATGGTGCTGCTGCTGTTCGTGGTCGCGCTCGGCGCGCCGCTGCTGGCCGGCGGGCGCGGGGGCCTGGGCGTGTTCTTCACCCCCTCCGTCGGCTTCATCTTCGGCTGGATCGCGGTGGCCTTCGTTGCCGGCTGGATCATGCAGGCGCTGCGCAAGGCGCCGGTCTTCCCCGCCGCGCTGATCGCCGCCGTCACGGGCGGCATCGTGGTCATGTACGCCTTCGGCATTGCCGGCATGGCGCTGGTCGGCGGGCTGTCGGTGCTGGACGCGGCCAAGGCCTGCCTCATCTTCATTCCCGGCGACGCCATCAAGGCGGTGCTGGTGGCGCTGATCGCCCAGACGGTGGCGCGCGGCCTGCCGGAAGCGCTGCTCTCGCGCAACGCCTGA
- a CDS encoding energy-coupling factor transporter transmembrane component T family protein, whose amino-acid sequence MISLYLPERTWLHGVPAGGKLLALALISLVAAPLDSLPVMAALLVAVLALYASLGKVALKQIALLRPLWPLFLILLAFHWWNGDLLAGLVVLARILAMVLLANAVTMTTRMDAMMDAVEPLLAPLRLFGGSPRAVALAVAMMIRFVPLLFALWEALNESWRARTGKRGGWRLLAPFCIQTLRLSHHTAEALAARGGAPRGDRR is encoded by the coding sequence CAAGCTGCTCGCTCTGGCGCTGATCAGCCTCGTGGCCGCGCCGCTGGACAGCCTGCCCGTCATGGCCGCTCTGCTCGTCGCCGTGCTGGCGCTCTATGCCTCGCTCGGCAAGGTGGCGCTCAAGCAGATCGCCCTGCTGCGCCCGCTGTGGCCGCTGTTCCTCATCCTGCTGGCTTTTCATTGGTGGAATGGCGACCTCCTCGCCGGCCTCGTCGTGCTCGCGCGCATCCTCGCCATGGTGCTGCTCGCCAATGCGGTGACCATGACCACGCGCATGGACGCGATGATGGACGCGGTGGAGCCGCTCCTCGCCCCGCTGCGGCTGTTCGGCGGCTCGCCGCGCGCGGTGGCGCTGGCGGTGGCGATGATGATCCGCTTCGTGCCGCTGCTCTTCGCCCTGTGGGAGGCGCTGAACGAGTCCTGGCGCGCCCGCACCGGCAAGCGCGGCGGCTGGCGCCTGCTCGCGCCTTTCTGTATCCAGACACTCAGACTGTCCCATCACACCGCCGAGGCGCTGGCCGCGCGCGGTGGCGCACCCCGCGGAGACCGCCGATGA
- a CDS encoding AMP-binding protein, whose protein sequence is MALTIGAGLPALAAAESTRPALVCDDTVLTREMLTARIAARAALLAQRTAPGAAIALAMGNGPALVDAFFACAISGRQALVYDPAWPAPYRAAIDAALAPALTLETEAPQGAPVPFPPPPAPDAPFYVGFTSGSTGSPKGYRRSHRSWIDSFKVSAAAFGLGEQDVVLAPGGLAASLHLYGVVHALHSGATAVMMCQFHPRRALRLIARHGVTALYATPTQLQMLIEAGSGESFPTVRLLLISGAKWRAETRAATLALFPRAGIAEFYGASETSFITLCHPNDAVPAGSVGRAAPGVTLRIRDAAGRDLKAGAAGAIWVKSTMLFDAYACGEAPETRRAGGFLTIGDHGRLDEAGFLYLHGREKRMLVTSGLNVYPEEVESVLASLPGLAEAAVFGLPDDLRGVELVAVLRGTFDAPALRAACRALLPAAKIPRRFLRLDDWPRTSGGKADLRALEAVARERLAR, encoded by the coding sequence ATGGCGCTTACCATCGGCGCCGGCCTGCCCGCCCTCGCGGCGGCGGAATCCACGCGGCCGGCGCTGGTCTGCGACGACACGGTGCTGACGCGGGAAATGCTCACCGCCCGCATCGCCGCGCGGGCGGCGCTACTGGCCCAGCGCACCGCGCCGGGCGCGGCCATCGCCCTCGCCATGGGCAACGGGCCAGCGCTGGTGGACGCCTTCTTCGCCTGCGCCATCAGCGGCCGGCAGGCGCTGGTGTACGATCCCGCCTGGCCCGCGCCCTACCGCGCCGCCATCGACGCCGCGCTGGCCCCGGCACTGACGCTGGAGACAGAGGCCCCGCAGGGGGCTCCGGTTCCGTTCCCCCCGCCGCCCGCGCCGGACGCGCCGTTCTATGTCGGCTTCACCTCCGGCTCCACCGGAAGTCCCAAGGGCTACCGGCGCAGCCACCGCTCCTGGATCGACAGTTTCAAGGTGAGCGCGGCGGCGTTCGGCCTCGGCGAACAGGATGTGGTACTCGCGCCCGGGGGGCTGGCGGCGTCGCTGCATCTCTATGGCGTCGTCCACGCGCTGCACAGCGGCGCAACCGCGGTGATGATGTGCCAGTTCCACCCCCGCCGCGCCCTGCGCCTCATCGCCCGCCACGGTGTCACCGCGCTCTACGCCACGCCGACGCAGCTGCAGATGCTGATCGAGGCGGGAAGCGGCGAGAGCTTCCCGACGGTTCGCCTCCTCCTGATTTCCGGCGCGAAATGGCGGGCGGAAACGCGGGCGGCCACATTGGCGCTGTTCCCTCGGGCCGGCATCGCCGAATTCTACGGCGCCTCGGAAACCAGCTTCATCACCCTCTGCCACCCCAATGACGCCGTGCCCGCCGGCTCCGTCGGCCGCGCGGCGCCCGGCGTCACCCTGCGCATCCGCGACGCGGCCGGTCGCGACCTGAAGGCCGGGGCGGCGGGGGCGATCTGGGTCAAGAGCACGATGCTGTTCGACGCCTATGCCTGCGGCGAGGCGCCGGAAACCCGTCGCGCCGGCGGTTTCCTCACCATCGGCGACCATGGGCGGCTGGACGAGGCCGGCTTTCTCTATCTGCATGGGCGCGAGAAGCGCATGCTCGTCACGTCAGGGCTCAACGTCTATCCCGAGGAGGTGGAGAGCGTGCTGGCGAGCCTGCCCGGCCTCGCGGAGGCCGCCGTGTTCGGGCTGCCCGACGATTTGCGCGGCGTGGAACTTGTGGCGGTGCTGCGCGGCACGTTTGACGCGCCCGCCCTGCGCGCCGCCTGCCGGGCGCTGCTGCCGGCGGCGAAGATCCCGCGCCGCTTCCTCCGCCTTGACGACTGGCCGCGTACCTCGGGCGGCAAGGCGGATCTCAGGGCGCTGGAAGCGGTCGCGCGCGAAAGGCTCGCGCGATGA